The DNA sequence GTCGCAGTCATGAGCGGCAAGGGTGGAGTCGGGAAATCCTCTGTAACGAGCATGCTTGCTGTAAGCCTGATGCGTCAGGGCTATAAAGTCGGCATTCTCGATGCGGATATCACAGGACCCAGCATTCCGAAGATTTTTGGTCTCAAAGACAAAGCAAGTGCCGCTGAAAAGGGGATTATGCCGGTCGAATCCATGAGTGGCATCAAGATTGTTTCTCTGAATCTTATGCTCGAAAATGAGGATGATCCTGTGATTTGGAGAGGTCCGGTCATTTCCCAACTGGTGAAACAGTTCTGGACGGATGTGATCTGGGGAGAACTTGATTACCTGCTGATTGACTTGCCTCCGGGAACCGGTGATGTGCCGATCTCCGTATTGCAGTCTATTCCGGTGGATGGTTTGGTTATTGTCACAAGTCCTCAGCAGCTCGCTAACATGGTTGTCCGTAAAGCCATAAAAATGGCCACCATG is a window from the Dehalobacter sp. DCA genome containing:
- a CDS encoding Mrp/NBP35 family ATP-binding protein, translated to MSSPCSSCSTASTCSGSCSSVPELTEAQKLSNIKNVVAVMSGKGGVGKSSVTSMLAVSLMRQGYKVGILDADITGPSIPKIFGLKDKASAAEKGIMPVESMSGIKIVSLNLMLENEDDPVIWRGPVISQLVKQFWTDVIWGELDYLLIDLPPGTGDVPISVLQSIPVDGLVIVTSPQQLANMVVRKAIKMATMYKATFYGLVENMAYIECPDCNKRIEIFGKPAGEKEAAANEIPYLGQLPIDPRLTALSDEGQVEEYQSALFDVIAQKVAACSKEKSPKETA